The DNA sequence CACGCGTCTGCAAAGCGCGGCCCTGGAACGGGCGGAGAGGGTCGTCGGCCGCTGAGGGCCGCCGCCCCCGCCCGCCCCGCCCAGCCGGTGTCAGGCCGTCGCATACCGTGCCGCCGCCGCCCGCAGCACCGCTGACGCGTCCGCGAGGACCGGGTCGCCATGACCGAAACACGCCATGTCCGATTCCAGGGCGACGAGCCGGTGGAAGGAGGCGACGGCCTGCCCCGCGTCCTGGTTGAAGACGCCGAGGAGCACCCCCGTCTCGGGGGCGTTCGCGATGGCGTCGCCGGTGAACAGGACGCCGTGCTCCGGCAGATGCAGGGCGATGCTGCCCCGGGTGTGCCCGGGCGCGCCGACCACGTGGGCGCCGCCGCCGAAGGGCAGGACGTCGCCGTCCGTCACCTCTTGCGGCTCGGCGGCGTACACCCGCTGCTCGGTCGGCTTCGGCACGCTCTTCGACGTCTCGGTGAAGAGCGGCACCTCCCAGTCCTCCAGGACCGGTGCCGGGCCCGGGACCTCGCCGCGCACCATGGGCGCGTCCAGGTGGTGCGCGAACACCGTGGCCCCGGTGACGGCCGCGAACTCGCCCGCGCCGCCCACGTGGTCGCTGTGGAAGTGCGTCGTCACGACGCGCCGTACGTCGCGGGTGCGGAGCCCGAGACCCTCGATCGCCTCGGCGATGACCGCTCCCGCGCCCGGGGGACCCGCGTCCACGAGGGTCAGCTCGTCGCCGTCGCGCCACAGATAGGCCTGGCCGACGGGGAAGCGGAACAGGTGGAGCCGGGGCTTGAGTTCGATGATCTCGATCTGGTTCATGCGGTGACGGTAGGGACGGCGTGCCCTCGGGAGCGAGCGCTCTTCGCCGGGGG is a window from the Streptomyces spectabilis genome containing:
- a CDS encoding MBL fold metallo-hydrolase, which produces MEIIELKPRLHLFRFPVGQAYLWRDGDELTLVDAGPPGAGAVIAEAIEGLGLRTRDVRRVVTTHFHSDHVGGAGEFAAVTGATVFAHHLDAPMVRGEVPGPAPVLEDWEVPLFTETSKSVPKPTEQRVYAAEPQEVTDGDVLPFGGGAHVVGAPGHTRGSIALHLPEHGVLFTGDAIANAPETGVLLGVFNQDAGQAVASFHRLVALESDMACFGHGDPVLADASAVLRAAAARYATA